One window from the genome of Populus alba chromosome 15, ASM523922v2, whole genome shotgun sequence encodes:
- the LOC118057482 gene encoding uncharacterized protein isoform X1, with the protein MEGTEETVSTQYAPKMAGTVNWGTATVVGVFAGMLYGGSKEAAASVSKDAEVMLKLGSTPDKREQHRLMRDAMEKRFIRVTRGSIVGGVRLGMFTAEFYGLQNLLAEKLGVHGIYNVVGAGSATAATFGLIMPGSLRWRARNVLLGLFMGAAFCFPLGWIHLKLVEKANEGSSGERGEAKSGVGATIERLEGNLKKKI; encoded by the exons atggaaGGCACTGAAGAAACAGTCTCCACT CAGTATGCTCCAAAAATGGCTGGAACTGTTAACTGGGGTACGGCGACTGTGGTTGGAGTATTTGCAGGCATGTTGTATGGAGGTAGCAAGGAGGCAGCTGCATCTGTG AGCAAGGATGCAGAAGTGATGTTAAAGCTTGGGAGCACTCCAGATAAGCGTGAACAGCATAGATTAATGAGAGATGCTATGGAGAAAAGGTTTATTCGAGTGACTCGCGGTTCCATTGTTGGTGGAGTACGACTTGGAATGTTCACTGCTGAATTCTATGGATTACAAAATCTACTGGCTGAGAAACTAGGGGTGCATGGTATTTATAATGTTGTTGGAGCTGGATCCGCCACTGCTGCAACGTTTGGTTTAATTA TGCCTGGCTCTCTTCGGTGGCGTGCAAGGAATGTGCTGCTTGGATTATTTATGGGTGCAGCATTCTGTTTTCCTCTTG GGTGGATTCATTTGAAGCTTGTAGAGAAAGCAAATGAGGGAAGCTCGGGGGAGAGGGGAGAAGCAAAAAGTGGTGTTGGGGCAACAATTGAGAGGCTTGAaggaaacttgaaaaaaaaaatctga
- the LOC118057478 gene encoding glutaredoxin-C1 isoform X2: MGSLLSSSIKMSKQELDAALKKAKELASSAPVVVFSKTYCGYCNRVKQLLTQVGATYKVVELDELSDGSQLQSALAHWTGRGTVPNVFIGGKQIGGCDTVVEKHQRNELLPLLQDAAATAKTSAQL; the protein is encoded by the exons ATGGGTTCGCTGTTAAGTTCTTCAATCAAGATGAGCAAGCAAGAACTTGATGCTGCGCTAAAAAAGGCTAAGGAACTCGCCTCCTCTGCTCCCGTCGTTGTTTTCAG CAAAACCTACTGCGGCTATTGCAATAGGGTGAAGCAACTTCTGACACAGGTAGGAGCAACTTACAAAGTCGTTGAGCTGGATGAGCTAA gtGATGGATCTCAACTTCAATCAGCACTAGCGCACTGGACTGGGCGAGGAACAGTGCCTAATGTGTTCATCGGAGGGAAACAAATTGGTGGTTGCGACA CCGTTGTAGAGAAGCACCAACGCAACGAACTCTTGCCTCTTCTCCAAGATGCTGCTGCCACAGCTAAAACCTCTGCCCAGCTTTGA
- the LOC118057478 gene encoding glutaredoxin isoform X1 has translation MGSLLSSSIKMSKQELDAALKKAKELASSAPVVVFSKTYCGYCNRVKQLLTQVGATYKVVELDELKYKKRVFQCFEGDGSQLQSALAHWTGRGTVPNVFIGGKQIGGCDTVVEKHQRNELLPLLQDAAATAKTSAQL, from the exons ATGGGTTCGCTGTTAAGTTCTTCAATCAAGATGAGCAAGCAAGAACTTGATGCTGCGCTAAAAAAGGCTAAGGAACTCGCCTCCTCTGCTCCCGTCGTTGTTTTCAG CAAAACCTACTGCGGCTATTGCAATAGGGTGAAGCAACTTCTGACACAGGTAGGAGCAACTTACAAAGTCGTTGAGCTGGATGAGCTAA aatataaaaaaagagtctttcaatgttttgaaggtGATGGATCTCAACTTCAATCAGCACTAGCGCACTGGACTGGGCGAGGAACAGTGCCTAATGTGTTCATCGGAGGGAAACAAATTGGTGGTTGCGACA CCGTTGTAGAGAAGCACCAACGCAACGAACTCTTGCCTCTTCTCCAAGATGCTGCTGCCACAGCTAAAACCTCTGCCCAGCTTTGA
- the LOC118057477 gene encoding uncharacterized protein isoform X1 — protein sequence MGWPKLSWLVVLCWVLSFPCFRALGDDAEASVNFLKAPHAFSHLNTATFEFQVLVGGHVNSCTNCSISCKLDSGPESDCGASKISYQGLQDGNHTFEVCINGSQRVGCATYNWTVDTIPPTAYITASKLFTNALNVSVNVSFTEPCTGGGFGCSSVNACNLLVYGAGQVIPSSLTVLEPNLKYNLLVDLSPSVLYGRVILVMDKNFCTDTAGNRFTRAANSSFFVHFDRRTVFVDLRIHIPEKLLQLNNEIRTVKATNNDDNLKFYMYFSEPILNSSAELLNSLNTSQGVLLPISGENLGNRRFGFQVANLSSIAVVTIGLLSNSIISRPGTSVSPIAPVTFLYDSQRPAVRLSTSSNTRTKEHSIPISIKFGKPVFGFNSSFLSISGGHLQGFHEISRSKYIAEIKADDDILSVSIPQNVIGDVAGNKNLASNILQVRHYSVPTISSVISAFATACFLATSLAAGLLTLSTASLLSAAAFSRPSCLLTAEPTRNIFRTACHIQVFAMSRWLAVTLPVEYYELARNLQWSIPYFSLPWETGYIQPIMVKSNSSSGAHSYLSKTHDVSLSMQLKGKSVNKSSPVYGLPLSPMEYLQFFESQSFKPEAEHILDPQHSNGWRDFDRSMFWLAVIGGSMILLHAILLFILKLRKGNTEKQRDYGALTLPRFEIFLAFLALPCICVASASLVRGGTTSGIIVGILLLGVVGFLLLALFLILSIGITFGKLLQYKEVHQEGQIFHWYQDIIRVTLGPGKRGQWTWKNQQKSVYLIRLGALFEDLRGPPKYMLSQIAGVPRNQGDRIIASDDETEDAEAPFIQKLFGVLRIYYTLLEAVKRVSLGILAGVYLDSWSSKTPTVVLLSITCFQLFFLVLKKPFIKKKVQLVEIISISCQVGIFATCFILLEKELSTGEETKVGIFMIALFLIGFVAQMVNEWYALYRQILRLDPSEKYFLTGLKTASIGFLLFFISKRLSQDLESKLPAKRRSDGETGGEAGSSVDRNKSSGSPGTPDKPWQKQLRELARASFTKERSGSRNDPSTSRTKWSGFWTNKRSGSSSQKTSSDSKSKTKWLYEDLEEIFASK from the exons ATGGGTTGGCCCAAGCTTTCATGGTTGGTTGTGCTTTGTTGGGTTCTTTCATTTCCGTGCTTTAGAGCTCTCGGTGATGATGCAGAGGCGTCTGTGAACTTCTTGAAGGCTCCTCATGCATTTTCACACTTGAACACAGCCACATTTGAGTTTCAAGTTCTGGTGGGTGGCCATGTGAACTCCTGCACAAACTGTAGCATCAGTTGCAAG CTGGATAGTGGCCCTGAATCTGACTGTGGAGCTAGTAAGATTTCGTACCAGGGCTTGCAGGATGGAAATCATACGTTTGAGGTTTGCATCAATGGGTCTCAAAGAGTTGGCTGTGCTACCTATAACTGGACTGTTG ATACCATCCCCCCAACAGCATATATAACTGCATCAAAATTATTCACGAATGCTTTGAATGTCTCTGTAAATGTTTCTTTCACTGAACCCTGCACTGGAGGAGGTTTTGGATGTTCGTCTGTGAATGCGTGCAAC CTGTTAGTCTATGGTGCTGGCCAAGTAATACCATCCTCACTCACTGTTCTGGAACCAAATCTGAAATATAATCTTCTGGTGGATTTGTCTCCTAGTGTTCTGTATGGACGTGTGATACTGGTAATGGATAAGAACTTCTGTACTGACACTGCTGGAAACAGATTTACAAGAGCTGCTAATTCAAGTTTCTTTGTGCATTTTG ATAGAAGAACTGTGTTTGTTGACCTGAGGATTCACATTCCAGAGAAGCTACTCCAACTTAATAATGAAATCAGAACGGTCAAGGCAACTAATAATGATGATAACTTGAAGTTTTACATGTACTTTTCAGAACCTATTTTGAATTCATCTGCAGAACTTCTAAATTCTCTCAACACAAGTCAGGGAGTTCTTCTTCCTATAAGTGGAGAAAACCTTGGGAACCGAAGATTTGGCTTTCAG GTTGCAAATTTATCCAGCATTGCAGTTGTTACAATTGGCcttctttcaaattcaataataagCAGGCCAGGGACTTCAGTTTCTCCGATTGCCCCAGTTACTTTCCTTTACG ATTCTCAAAGGCCAGCTGTGAGACTGAGTACATCTTCTAATACAAGGACGAAGGAACATAGCATTCCAATATCAATTAAGTTCGGGAAGCCAGTGTTTGGTTTCAACTCCTCTTTTCTATCAATCTCAGGGGGTCATTTGCAGGG CTTTCATGAAATAAGTAGGAGCAAATACATTGCAGAGATAAAAGCAGATGATGATATCTTATCTGTCAGCATTCCTCAAAATGTAATTGGAGATGTTGCTGGAAATAAAAATCTAGCATCTAATATTTTACAAGTGAGACATT attcTGTGCCCACGATATCTTCTGTAATCTCTGCTTTTGCAACTGCTTGTTTCCTGGCTACATCTCTTGCTGCTGGGCTGCTCACTTTGTCAACTGCAAGCCTTCTGTCAGCTGCGGCATTTTCAAGACCTTCTTGTTTGCTGACTGCTGAACCTACAaggaatattttt AGAACTGCATGCCATATTCAGGTCTTTGCAATGTCTAGATGGTTGGCTGTTACGCTGCCAGTCGAATATTATGAGCTTGCAAGAAATTTACAGTGGAGTATTCCTTACTTCAGTCTCCCATGGGAAACTGGGTATATTCAACCAATCATGGTGAAATCAAATTCCTCTTCTGGTGCACATTCCTATCTATCTAAAACTCACGATGTATCCCTGAGCATGCAACTGAAAGGGAAGAGCGTGAACAAGTCTTCACCGGTGTATGGATTGCCCCTTTCTCCAATGGAGTACTTACAATTTTTTGAG AGCCAAAGTTTTAAACCCGAAGCAGAACATATCTTGGATCCACAACATTCGAATGG GTGGAGGGATTTTGACAGAAGCATGTTCTGGTTAGCTGTAATTGGTGGCAGTATGATACTGCTCCATGCCATACTcttatttattctaaaattgAGGAAGGGAAACACTGAAAAGCAGAGGGACTATGGGGCACTGACCCTCCCAAGATTTGAGATATTTCTCGCGTTTCTTGCTTTGCCTTGTATTTGTGTGGCCTCTGCTTCTCTAGTTAGAG GAGGAACAACATCAGGGATTATAGTTGGCATTTTGCTGCTTGGTGTGGTGGGGTTTTTACTGCTGGCCTTGTTCCTGATTCTGTCTATTGGAATCACATTTGGAAAGCTACTTCAGTACAAGGAAGTCCATCAAGAAGGACAGATTTTTCACTGGTATCAAGATATTATCCGAGTAACTTTAGGTCCTGGCAAGAGAGGCCAGTGGACGTGGAAGAATCAACAGAAGTCTGTTTATCTAATCAGGTTAGGTGCTTTATTTGAAGATCTACGAGGCCCCCCTAAATACATGCTCTCGCAAATTGCTGGGGTTCCCCGCAACCAAGGGGATCGTATCATTGCCTCTGATGATGAAACAGAAGATGCAGAAGCACCATTTATTCAGAAGCTGTTTGGAGTTCTTAGAATATACTACACGCTGCTTGAGGCAGTCAAGAGAGTTTCTTTAGGCATTCTGGCTGGTGTCTACTTGGATAGCTGGTCCTCTAAAACTCCAACAGTCGTCTTATTGTCCATCACTTGCTTTCAGCTCTTCTTCCTCGTCCTCAAGAAGccttttattaagaaaaaggtCCAACTGGTAGAGATCATCTCTATCTCCTGCCAAGTAGGTATTTTTGCTACTTGTTTCATTCTCTTGGAGAAGGAATTATCAACTGGAGAAGAAACCAAGGTTGGAATCTTCATGATTGCACTGTTCTTAATCGGATTCGTCGCGCAGATGGTCAATGAATGGTATGCATTGTATAGACAGATACTGCGGCTGGATCCCTCCGAGAAGTATTTCTTGACAGGTCTGAAAACCGCATCCATTggatttctcttgtttttcatttcaaaaagaCTGAGCCAGGACCTGGAAAGCAAATTACCAGCTAAACGAAGAAGCGATGGAGAAACTGGGGGAGAGGCTGGCTCCTCCGTTGACAGGAACAAAAGCTCAGGGAGCCCTGGCACGCCGGATAAACCATGGCAGAAACAGCTGAGAGAATTAGCAAGGGCTAGCTTTACCAAAGAAAGAAGTGGATCACGGAATGATCCTTCGACCAGTCGAACTAAGTGGAGTGGATTTTGGACAAACAAAAGGAGCGGGAGCTCATCTCAAAAGACCTCTTCGGATTCCAAGTCCAAAACAAAGTGGTTGTACGAAGATTTAGAAGAAATTTTTGCATCAAAATGA
- the LOC118057482 gene encoding uncharacterized protein isoform X2: protein MEGTEETVSTYAPKMAGTVNWGTATVVGVFAGMLYGGSKEAAASVSKDAEVMLKLGSTPDKREQHRLMRDAMEKRFIRVTRGSIVGGVRLGMFTAEFYGLQNLLAEKLGVHGIYNVVGAGSATAATFGLIMPGSLRWRARNVLLGLFMGAAFCFPLGWIHLKLVEKANEGSSGERGEAKSGVGATIERLEGNLKKKI, encoded by the exons atggaaGGCACTGAAGAAACAGTCTCCACT TATGCTCCAAAAATGGCTGGAACTGTTAACTGGGGTACGGCGACTGTGGTTGGAGTATTTGCAGGCATGTTGTATGGAGGTAGCAAGGAGGCAGCTGCATCTGTG AGCAAGGATGCAGAAGTGATGTTAAAGCTTGGGAGCACTCCAGATAAGCGTGAACAGCATAGATTAATGAGAGATGCTATGGAGAAAAGGTTTATTCGAGTGACTCGCGGTTCCATTGTTGGTGGAGTACGACTTGGAATGTTCACTGCTGAATTCTATGGATTACAAAATCTACTGGCTGAGAAACTAGGGGTGCATGGTATTTATAATGTTGTTGGAGCTGGATCCGCCACTGCTGCAACGTTTGGTTTAATTA TGCCTGGCTCTCTTCGGTGGCGTGCAAGGAATGTGCTGCTTGGATTATTTATGGGTGCAGCATTCTGTTTTCCTCTTG GGTGGATTCATTTGAAGCTTGTAGAGAAAGCAAATGAGGGAAGCTCGGGGGAGAGGGGAGAAGCAAAAAGTGGTGTTGGGGCAACAATTGAGAGGCTTGAaggaaacttgaaaaaaaaaatctga
- the LOC118057481 gene encoding uncharacterized protein, translating to MSTLFLIILSILSSLVPLSFAGNVRVNNPCRSYCGNITIDYPFALQYGCGHPGFRDLLFCMNDVLMFHISSGSYRVLEIDYAYQSVTIHEPHLSTCDTLVLGGKGNGFAVEQWRSPYFNPTADNVFMLIGCSAQSSLFQGFPGKHLPCRNVSGMGCEEYYGCPAWSLAGRGQMGSMFGSGPPECCAVAFEAIRAINLSKLDCEGYSSAYSLAPLRVDGPSEWSFGIRVKYSVQGNEEFCRACEATGGTCGYGSNGIRQLCMCGDMNSTSNCDSVTSATDRRRGHGLVTVLTAISFSILAWI from the exons ATGAGCACGCTCTTCTTAATCATCCTTTCAATTCTTTCATCTCTAGTCCCTCTGAGTTTTGCCGGTAATGTGCGTGTCAATAACCCTTGCCGATCTTATTGCGGTAACATAACCATTGACTACCCTTTTGCACTCCAATATGGCTGTGGCCATCCAGGTTTCAGGGACCTCTTGTTTTGCATGAATGATGTACTGATGTTTCATATAAGCTCAGGATCATACCGAGTGCTGGAAATAGACTATGCATATCAATCTGTCACAATCCACGAGCCTCACTTGTCAACCTGCGACACCCTTGTGCTAGGTGGCAAGGGTAATGGTTTCGCAGTCGAGCAATGGCGGTCTCCATACTTCAACCCGACCGCTGATAACGTGTTCATGCTAATAGGTTGCTCCGCTCAATCATCACTGTTCCAAGGATTCCCCGGGAAGCACCTGCCTTGTCGAAACGTTTCGGGTATGGGCTGCGAAGAGTACTACGGGTGCCCAGCATGGAGTCTAGCGGGCCGTGGACAAATGGGTTCGATGTTCGGGTCAGGTCCACCGGAATGTTGTGCGGTGGCATTTGAGGCTATTAGGGCTATAAATCTTAGTAAACTTGATTGTGAAGGTTATAGTAGTGCTTACAGCCTTGCACCATTAAGGGTTGACGGGCCTAGTGAATGGTCTTTTGGGATCCGAGTGAAATATTCCGTTCAAGGGAACGAGGAGTTCTGTAGAGCCTGTGAGGCAACTGGTGGAACATGCGGGTATGGCTCTAATGGGATCAGGCAGCTGTGCATGTGTGGAGACATGAATTCCACATCAAATTGTGACTCAG TTACATCGGCAACAGATAGAAGAAGAGGGCACGGGTTGGTGACAGTACTAACAG CAATTTCTTTCAGTATATTAGCATGGATATGA
- the LOC118057477 gene encoding uncharacterized protein isoform X2 translates to MRATVLYGRVILVMDKNFCTDTAGNRFTRAANSSFFVHFDRRTVFVDLRIHIPEKLLQLNNEIRTVKATNNDDNLKFYMYFSEPILNSSAELLNSLNTSQGVLLPISGENLGNRRFGFQVANLSSIAVVTIGLLSNSIISRPGTSVSPIAPVTFLYDSQRPAVRLSTSSNTRTKEHSIPISIKFGKPVFGFNSSFLSISGGHLQGFHEISRSKYIAEIKADDDILSVSIPQNVIGDVAGNKNLASNILQVRHYSVPTISSVISAFATACFLATSLAAGLLTLSTASLLSAAAFSRPSCLLTAEPTRNIFRTACHIQVFAMSRWLAVTLPVEYYELARNLQWSIPYFSLPWETGYIQPIMVKSNSSSGAHSYLSKTHDVSLSMQLKGKSVNKSSPVYGLPLSPMEYLQFFESQSFKPEAEHILDPQHSNGWRDFDRSMFWLAVIGGSMILLHAILLFILKLRKGNTEKQRDYGALTLPRFEIFLAFLALPCICVASASLVRGGTTSGIIVGILLLGVVGFLLLALFLILSIGITFGKLLQYKEVHQEGQIFHWYQDIIRVTLGPGKRGQWTWKNQQKSVYLIRLGALFEDLRGPPKYMLSQIAGVPRNQGDRIIASDDETEDAEAPFIQKLFGVLRIYYTLLEAVKRVSLGILAGVYLDSWSSKTPTVVLLSITCFQLFFLVLKKPFIKKKVQLVEIISISCQVGIFATCFILLEKELSTGEETKVGIFMIALFLIGFVAQMVNEWYALYRQILRLDPSEKYFLTGLKTASIGFLLFFISKRLSQDLESKLPAKRRSDGETGGEAGSSVDRNKSSGSPGTPDKPWQKQLRELARASFTKERSGSRNDPSTSRTKWSGFWTNKRSGSSSQKTSSDSKSKTKWLYEDLEEIFASK, encoded by the exons ATGCGTGCAAC TGTTCTGTATGGACGTGTGATACTGGTAATGGATAAGAACTTCTGTACTGACACTGCTGGAAACAGATTTACAAGAGCTGCTAATTCAAGTTTCTTTGTGCATTTTG ATAGAAGAACTGTGTTTGTTGACCTGAGGATTCACATTCCAGAGAAGCTACTCCAACTTAATAATGAAATCAGAACGGTCAAGGCAACTAATAATGATGATAACTTGAAGTTTTACATGTACTTTTCAGAACCTATTTTGAATTCATCTGCAGAACTTCTAAATTCTCTCAACACAAGTCAGGGAGTTCTTCTTCCTATAAGTGGAGAAAACCTTGGGAACCGAAGATTTGGCTTTCAG GTTGCAAATTTATCCAGCATTGCAGTTGTTACAATTGGCcttctttcaaattcaataataagCAGGCCAGGGACTTCAGTTTCTCCGATTGCCCCAGTTACTTTCCTTTACG ATTCTCAAAGGCCAGCTGTGAGACTGAGTACATCTTCTAATACAAGGACGAAGGAACATAGCATTCCAATATCAATTAAGTTCGGGAAGCCAGTGTTTGGTTTCAACTCCTCTTTTCTATCAATCTCAGGGGGTCATTTGCAGGG CTTTCATGAAATAAGTAGGAGCAAATACATTGCAGAGATAAAAGCAGATGATGATATCTTATCTGTCAGCATTCCTCAAAATGTAATTGGAGATGTTGCTGGAAATAAAAATCTAGCATCTAATATTTTACAAGTGAGACATT attcTGTGCCCACGATATCTTCTGTAATCTCTGCTTTTGCAACTGCTTGTTTCCTGGCTACATCTCTTGCTGCTGGGCTGCTCACTTTGTCAACTGCAAGCCTTCTGTCAGCTGCGGCATTTTCAAGACCTTCTTGTTTGCTGACTGCTGAACCTACAaggaatattttt AGAACTGCATGCCATATTCAGGTCTTTGCAATGTCTAGATGGTTGGCTGTTACGCTGCCAGTCGAATATTATGAGCTTGCAAGAAATTTACAGTGGAGTATTCCTTACTTCAGTCTCCCATGGGAAACTGGGTATATTCAACCAATCATGGTGAAATCAAATTCCTCTTCTGGTGCACATTCCTATCTATCTAAAACTCACGATGTATCCCTGAGCATGCAACTGAAAGGGAAGAGCGTGAACAAGTCTTCACCGGTGTATGGATTGCCCCTTTCTCCAATGGAGTACTTACAATTTTTTGAG AGCCAAAGTTTTAAACCCGAAGCAGAACATATCTTGGATCCACAACATTCGAATGG GTGGAGGGATTTTGACAGAAGCATGTTCTGGTTAGCTGTAATTGGTGGCAGTATGATACTGCTCCATGCCATACTcttatttattctaaaattgAGGAAGGGAAACACTGAAAAGCAGAGGGACTATGGGGCACTGACCCTCCCAAGATTTGAGATATTTCTCGCGTTTCTTGCTTTGCCTTGTATTTGTGTGGCCTCTGCTTCTCTAGTTAGAG GAGGAACAACATCAGGGATTATAGTTGGCATTTTGCTGCTTGGTGTGGTGGGGTTTTTACTGCTGGCCTTGTTCCTGATTCTGTCTATTGGAATCACATTTGGAAAGCTACTTCAGTACAAGGAAGTCCATCAAGAAGGACAGATTTTTCACTGGTATCAAGATATTATCCGAGTAACTTTAGGTCCTGGCAAGAGAGGCCAGTGGACGTGGAAGAATCAACAGAAGTCTGTTTATCTAATCAGGTTAGGTGCTTTATTTGAAGATCTACGAGGCCCCCCTAAATACATGCTCTCGCAAATTGCTGGGGTTCCCCGCAACCAAGGGGATCGTATCATTGCCTCTGATGATGAAACAGAAGATGCAGAAGCACCATTTATTCAGAAGCTGTTTGGAGTTCTTAGAATATACTACACGCTGCTTGAGGCAGTCAAGAGAGTTTCTTTAGGCATTCTGGCTGGTGTCTACTTGGATAGCTGGTCCTCTAAAACTCCAACAGTCGTCTTATTGTCCATCACTTGCTTTCAGCTCTTCTTCCTCGTCCTCAAGAAGccttttattaagaaaaaggtCCAACTGGTAGAGATCATCTCTATCTCCTGCCAAGTAGGTATTTTTGCTACTTGTTTCATTCTCTTGGAGAAGGAATTATCAACTGGAGAAGAAACCAAGGTTGGAATCTTCATGATTGCACTGTTCTTAATCGGATTCGTCGCGCAGATGGTCAATGAATGGTATGCATTGTATAGACAGATACTGCGGCTGGATCCCTCCGAGAAGTATTTCTTGACAGGTCTGAAAACCGCATCCATTggatttctcttgtttttcatttcaaaaagaCTGAGCCAGGACCTGGAAAGCAAATTACCAGCTAAACGAAGAAGCGATGGAGAAACTGGGGGAGAGGCTGGCTCCTCCGTTGACAGGAACAAAAGCTCAGGGAGCCCTGGCACGCCGGATAAACCATGGCAGAAACAGCTGAGAGAATTAGCAAGGGCTAGCTTTACCAAAGAAAGAAGTGGATCACGGAATGATCCTTCGACCAGTCGAACTAAGTGGAGTGGATTTTGGACAAACAAAAGGAGCGGGAGCTCATCTCAAAAGACCTCTTCGGATTCCAAGTCCAAAACAAAGTGGTTGTACGAAGATTTAGAAGAAATTTTTGCATCAAAATGA
- the LOC118057483 gene encoding M phase phosphoprotein 10 translates to MAKPIEAEAAGMEALNRLKSTDPPLWLAPSPSLSQTARTACKHLFSSINPHVPKSPFDQLLIDGCDAEQIWQQIDLQSQPLLSSLRRQVLHFQKNPVEIKVNGDKVLQGKKKGVEDKEVKKVDEFDNSDDEDMYEIDDEDDSDDDADGGEEEESGEEEGEKGVIEDKFLKIKELEDFLEEEDAKEYGLDTRKNNKKKNLSDEEEDEEDEEDDDDEGEEDEDEDDEDKEDDELGVFGNGDDEDEDASKRARYEDFFGGKKRKILKKKTKEDSSSDDELDDEALNERKGRLSTHEKQLQKLQSEIEQMEKSNLEPKTWTMQGEVTAASRPKNSALEVDLDFEHNMRPAPVITEEVTATLEDMIKSRIIEGRFDDIRKAPSLHSKAPRELKELDENKSKKGLADVYEEEYVQKTNPAAAPLSFSDEQKKEASVLFKKLCLKLDALSHFHFAPKPVIEDMSIQANVPALAMEEIAPMAVSDAAMLAPEEVFSGKGNIKEETELTQAERKRRRANKKRKFKAESVKRMSKKAQENTTPNHDDGKEES, encoded by the exons ATGGCAAAACCAATCGAAGCAGAAGCAGCAGGCATGGAAGCCTTAAACCGCCTAAAATCCACTGACCCACCACTATGGCTAGCTCCATCGCCCTCTCTGTCTCAAACAGCACGCACAGCTTGTAAACATCTCTTCTCATCAATAAATCCCCATGTCCCTAAATCCCCCTTTGATCAACTTCTAATTGATGGGTGTGATGCTGAGCAGATTTGGCAGCAAATTGACTTACAATCACAGCCCTTGTTGTCCAGTTTACGCCGTCAAGTTTTGCACTTTCAGAAGAATCCAGTGGAAATTAAAGTAAATGGTGACAAGGTTttacaagggaaaaaaaagggcGTAGAAGACAAGGAGGTGAAAAAAGTTGATGAGTTTGATAATAGTGATGATGAGGACATGTATGaaattgatgatgaagatgacaGTGATGATGATGCGGACGGAGGTGAGGAGGAAGAGAGTGGAGAAGAGGAGGGAGAAAAGGGAGTGATCGAGGATAAGTTTTTGAAGATAAAGGAATTGGAGGATtttttggaggaggaggatgccAAGGAATATGGATTGGATACAAGGaagaataataagaaaaagaatttaagCGATGAGGAGGAGGATGAAGAGGAcgaggaagatgatgatgatgaaggagaggaggatgaggatgaggatgatGAAGACAAGGAAGATGATGAG CTTGGGGTTTTTGGTAATGgcgatgatgaagatgaagatgcaAGCAAGCGTGCcag ATACGAAGACTTCTTTGGtggtaaaaagagaaaaatcttaaaaaagaaaacaaaagaagactCAAGCTCAGATGATGAACTTGATGATGAAGCATTGAATGAG AGAAAAGGTAGACTTTCTACCCATGAAAAACAACTTCAGAAGCTTCAATCTGAGATAGAACAGATGGAGAAATCAAATTTGGAGCCCAAAACTTGGACCATGCAAGGAGAG GTAACTGCTGCAAGCAGACCCAAGAATAGTGCGTTAGAAGTTGATTTAGACTTTGAACACAATATGAGGCCCGCCCCTGTAATCACTGAGGAGGTTACTGCAACACTTGAAGATATGATTAAGAGTAGGATCATTGAG GGGCGGTTTGATGACATTCGGAAGGCTCCCAGTTTACACTCTAAAGCACCAAGAGAACTGAAAGAGTTG GATGAGAATAAGAGCAAGAAGGGTCTTGCCGATGTTTATGAG GAAGAATATGttcaaaagacaaatccagCAGCTGCTCCATTATCTTTCTCAGATGAACAGAAGAAGGAG gcAAGTGTCCTGTTCAAAAAACTGTGCTTGAAGTTGGATGCTCTTTCTCATTTCCACTTTGCTCCTAAACCT GTCATAGAGGACATGTCTATCCAAGCAAATGTCCCTGCTCTTGCTATGGAGGAG ATTGCACCAATGGCAGTTTCAGATGCAGCTATGCTGGCTCCTGAGGAAGTTTTTTCGGGCAAAGGTAATATCAAGGAAGAAACAGAACTTACACAGGccgagaggaagaggaggagggctaacaagaaaagaaaatttaagg CTGAATCAGTGAAGAGGATGTCAAAGAAGGCACAAGAGAACACAACACCAAACCACGATGATG GCAAGGAAGAATCATAA